The DNA window CAGTAATAAATACAAATAAAGAAGGAGAAAAATGTATCCAGTAATAGACTACAGTGTATGTGAAGGGGATCTTGCTTGTTATGAAGTATGTCCTGTAGACCTGTTTGATGTTGGCAACAACGAAGAAAAAGAAATAGAGGTTGCTGTTGTTGCACGACCCGAAG is part of the Methanohalobium evestigatum Z-7303 genome and encodes:
- a CDS encoding 4Fe-4S dicluster domain-containing protein, coding for MYPVIDYSVCEGDLACYEVCPVDLFDVGNNEEKEIEVAVVARPEDCIECEQCIEVCPVDAVRLVEDE